The Silene latifolia isolate original U9 population chromosome X, ASM4854445v1, whole genome shotgun sequence genome contains the following window.
ATCTAAAACAAGAATTTGCGAATATTGTTAGTCTCTAAGTATCTTACTTTTGCGTCAATCTACGGTGTctcatattttttttaaataaacccCAAAACGGGTTTATAAACTTTCATTCAAATCAATCTTAACAAAGTTATCAATACAACTCGGAAAAGTCGCATTGTTAAAGAACTCGCTACAACCTATTGGGCATAGATGTGCCAATTCATGTGCAACTCTATTACTATTTCTACGGTGTATCATATTTGACTTCTCTTATATCTAAAACGGATATTATTGCcttaaataaaaacacaaaattTCACTTTGGATGAATATTATCTGCCTAAAGTTATAGATGGGTCAAATATATCAGCATTTTTATAATAAGACAAATAACAAGTGAGATAGTGGAAGTTATTTTTTTATGAAAGtaatactccctctattcaacttcactttacaagtattctatttccgtccattcaactccactttacaggtttccttatttggacatgtaaaagacctttctatccttattgaaaatctatatttacaaaaaatgtcattcataccccacacaaatccaccataaaactcacctttatatttttttaatatctttaaccccaccattccctttccctatgtacttttaatagtttttttaatccgTTTCTTAATACCAGCGCAAAAAGCatagttgcaaagtggagttgaatggagggagtaagatATTTAACCCGTTTAAATCTTTAAAACGAATATACCCATTAATAATGAGACTACTTGAAATAAAAATTTGTGGAGAGAAAATGGacatgtcaacaacaacaacaatcaccatttACCAATGCCCTGGGCCCCTGGCCAGTCCACTTGCACAGTCTGCATAGTACAACTAATCCATGCTATTTCCACAGTACTCCTTTAGTCCTTTACAATaataatgacaaaaataaaatgcgaGAATATTTCTGAGTTCAGTTACTAACTTACTAAATCGTCATACTATTAATTGTAGGCTTGTAGCAATAAATGAAGGTGTAAAATTTTTGCATTATGAAAATACGGTCTTTTAATAAGTTATTTGAAAAATCGTCTCTAATAAGTTATTTAAAAAACCGTCTCTTAAAAATTAATGTATGTTTATACacaattgaaaaatgaaaattaattaatgcatgaattaattttaaCACTATAATAGTATCAAATAGACGATTTCTCAAGAAGGTGTTCAGTAAACTGTCTCCCATAGACTTACTCTACTTTTAATAATCAATTATCATCATGTATACAATTAATTGTCATTAACTCCGTACTATAGCAACCAAAATTACATAGACTCGAGAAAAACGAATTCTTAAtaaatttattccgtattaaaaAAACCGCCTCCACAAATTAACTTAACTTTACCATTCATCAATTACAAATTCAACCAAAACTTAATGTATGAATTACCTTTAACCCACAAACATAACAAAGACGGTTTCTCACTAAATTATTGTAGAGATCCGTCTCTCAAAAGACTTACTTTACTTTCATTTCTAGGTTTCAACTTCTAACAAATCAAGTGAACTTCAATTTTACTGTTGctttacaattaattgtagcaaaAAGACGGTTTCTCACTAAATTATTGAGAAAATCGTCTCACTGTTAATTCTAGGGTTTCAACTTCTCAAAAATTAATTGAATTTCAATTTTACTGTTGCCTAACATTTTTACCGCCAGAATGCCGATGTTACCACCATTAATGGAGCAAGAAGCTTCTTCTTCATCGGAATTACAGCAATGTAGAACGGTAATTGATGATTTTAGTGGTTCTTTAAGTGAAATTCGTTCACATTGTTTTTCTGTAGTTTCGTTAGCTCAACAATGGCGGACATTGCAGAGTTCGTTTAGCTTAGCTCATGATGAGGTTGAGAGGAAGGAAATCGAGTTGAGGAAGCGGTTCGAGGCGGTTGAGTTGAGAGAAAGGGAGGTTTCTGATCGGTTCGAGGCGGTTGAGTTGGAGAAACGGGAGACGGAAATCGAGGAGCGGTTTGCAGAGGTGGCGGTGAAGGAGAGGGAAATCGAGGAGCGGTTTGTGGAGGTGGCGGTGAAGGAGAGGGAAATCGAGGAGCGGTTTGTGGAGGTGAAGTTGAAAGAGAGGGAATTCGGGGAGCGGTTTGAGGGTTTGGAATTGAGGGAAAAGGAAATTGAGAAGCGGTTTGAGGTTGTGGAGTTGAAGGCGAGGGAAATCGAGGAGGAGTTTAAGGTTTTGGAATCGAAGAAGAATGAAATGGTAGAGCGTTCTGTGATGGTAGGGTTGAAGGAGAGGAAAATTGATAAGCGATTTGAGGTATTGGAATCGAGGGAAAAGGAAATTGAGGTGCGATTTGTGGTGGTGGAGTCGAAAGAAAAGGAATTTGATGAGCGATTTGAGTTTTTGGAGAAGAAAATTGAGGAACGTATTAAGGCTGTGGAGTCGAAGGAGAGGGAAATCGAGGAGAGTTGTCGAAAATTGGAGTTAAAAGAGAGACAAGTTAATTGGGGTTTGCAGGATTTGGAGTTGAAGAAGAAACAAATTGACGAATGTCGCGAGTTATGGGAAAGGGAAGTTAAGGAGGATCAACCAGCTCCTAAGTTCGGAGAGGCTCAAGTTAAGATGTGGTGTACTGAGATGAATCTGAAACAAAAGCAGCTTGAGGGGTTTTTGCTAGAGATAGCGTCGAGAGAGAGCGACTTGAGCAAGCGAtctcgagaaattgatttgaagGAGAAACTGGTTGAAGAGCACTGTATGGGGGAAGAATTGAGGGAAAGGGAAACTGATGAGAGATGTCAGGAGATTGAGTTAGAAAAGAGTCGAATCAAGGAGGAGGTTATTGATTTAGAGAGGCGGGAAAGTGAGGTTGCTGAGCGTTTGAGAGAGGCAGAGTTGAAAGAGAAGAAGATTGATGGGTTGAATAAAGAAACTGAATTGAAAAATAAGGCAATTAATGAGAAACGTCGAGAGATTATATTTGAAGAAAATCGAATTAGTAGGATTCGTATGGAGATGGAGAGGAGGAAGAGAGAACTTGAGCTTAAGGATAAGAAGTTGAATGATGATTGTGAGAGTTTGAAGTTCAAGGAAAGGGAAATTGACGAGCGGATGAAGGAGGTGAATGTGGGTTATGAGAAATTGGAAGTGGAAAAGCAGCTGGTACGAGATTATAATGATCAGATACATTTGGTTGATAAGTTAGTGAAGGAGAAAGGAGTTGAGCTAGATTTGAAGGAGAAAGAATTACGTAAAAGTCTCCAAGGAGTGCAGTTGAGAGAAATGCAAAACCGACAGCAATCAGAAGCTTTGATGTTGAGACAAAGGGAAATCGAGGAAAAGGGTATGTCTCTTGAAGTGAGAGAGAAGGAATTTGATAAACGCTGCCAAGAACGTGAACTGAGAGAGAAAGAAACCGTTGATGTTCCGATGATGGAGGCTGAAGGACAGTGGAAAGACCTGAGGGTGGTTGTTGATGGCGAAACTTTACAGTTGCTTCTAAATGACAGGGTTGATGAACATTGTTTCATGGGTGAAGCGATGCTCAAGGCATTAAAGTCATATAATGACCCAGCTGCGTTAGTATTATCTGCTATAAACGGTTTTTTCCCACCACATTTGAGGAAGGGTGATGTAGTGTACACAACCAGGACCGTAAGGAGTAGTTGTGTGCTATTGTTGGAGCTGCTGATGAATGTGAAGCCTGAGGTGTGCAAGAACGTACGAGTGAAAGCAGAGGAAATGGCGTGTCTCTGGAGACAAAAGATGCAGGAAAGCGGAGAGAGGCGTGTTGTCGTGTTGGGATTTTTGTTATTGGTGGTGGGTTTTCGCTTGAAAGGGGAGTTTGAGAGAGATGAGCTGAAGAGGCTTTGGGAGATTATTGATCAGCATCGGTTAGCACCTCAGCTTCGTTTCGAACTTGACCTGTTTGAAGAGTGTGAGGGTAAGcttctttgtttattttgttgTGTTTAAAAAACTCTCTAGGCATGTATTTTGCTAATGATTATGTCTCTGCTAGAGTAACAATAAACGACATACCCCCACCGCCTTTAAGGACTCCCGCTAGTGAAGTGGTAAGACTTACAAGGATTGGACATATGCAGCCTTACCCCTATGTTAACAAAACATAGTGACTGGTTGTGGATCATCCATTAACAGTTGAGTAAATAATCATGTTAACTGACCGTGATTTCACACTTACGGACTTGCAGCAAGCCAGCGAGTCACTTTACTTGATTGAAGCGTATCCCACAACCAAAGTATTACGAGTTTTAGGTTCAATTGAATATTGGAAGAAGTTAACAAAGTATGAATTGCTGTAAATTTTTAGAGAATATGTGAGTGAACCTGTCAAGGTGCGGTTTTTAGTGCACTGAGTAGGATTCAGGAAATAGTATCTGATCAATCAGAATGACCTGTAGCTAGCCTTGGGAGTCCTTGAATTGGCCTGTACACTTAGTTTGCAGTCCTTTGGAAACAAATTACCCCGGCTACTTTAGGGTTCGTAAGTTTTCTGTGAATTGGTTGTATAATAATTACTCCAGATTTGTGAGACCACATCACAAATCTTATCACGAGACCGTTCTTATGAGAATTGAGAAATAGTGATTTGCTGCTGTGGAAATCTATAATCTTTAGACTTGCTGGGCTTGTAATTAGTGCTCTCGGCCGACATGTTTTAGTAACATGTTTACATCTATATCTGACTCTACCTACCTTGGATTATAATCTTTTAGCCACTGTTTGCTGATATGAATGACATTAATTTAGTGATTCCAAGTCCCAATTTGGAACAGTAAGCAGTTATAATAATAAATGGATTTACTCTGCTTGTCCTTCATTATATCTACTTATATACTTTAGCTTCATAATTTCCATCTACTATCTTAAGAGGGTTAAGACTTAAGAGGGTTGGATATATGCAGCGTTACCCCTATCTTAACAAAACAAAGAGGCTGTTTGTGGATTGTCCATTATAACAGTTGTGTCGATAATGATATCAAATGACTGTTATGTTACACATTATAAACTGCAGTGAGTTAGAGAGTCAATTTACTTGATTTCAATAAATTTTAGTCTCCATTGAATTTTGGAAGGAGTTAGCAATATATGCATTGCTTAAATTTTATTGAGAATATGTTGATCAATCTGTCAAAGTGGGGTTTTTATTACCACTATAGGGAGCCAGTCTACCACCATCGCCACCAAAATCATCGAATAATTTCATCAGTGCACAGGAAATTGTATTCAGGAATCAGAATAACCTGTAGGTAGCCTTGGGCGGCCTTGAAGTGGCCTGTACACTTAGTTTGTAGTCCTTCCGAAACAAATTACCTTGGCTTCCTATTCAAGCATCTATTAGTGATGATGCTTCAAAATGAAGGTTGACTTGCTCTATAAAGTAATGAATATAAGGTTCGTATACATTCCGTGTTTGATATAATTCTCTTAACTCCCATGGCTACTTAGGATTTATAAGTTTTCTGTGAATTGGTCGTATAATGAGTAGTCCGTACTTGTGAGACCACATCTCAAATCTTTCATATACAAAATTGTGATTTCGAATTGCTGCTGTGAAAATCTATGTATATTTTCAGGCTAGCTGGTCTTTGCAAATTGTAATTAGCGCTCTTGGCCGACATGTTTTATTGACATGTTTATATGTGTATCTGACTTTACCAGTTTAGATTATCATCTTGTAGTTATTGTTGATTTGTTTGCTGGTATGAAGTATTAAAACATAATTGATTCCAAGTCCCATTTTGGAACATTAAGCAGTTCATAATAATAGCTAGTAAGTGGATTTACTCTGCTTGTCTTGCATTATATCTTCTTAAGATACTTTCAGCGTATGAATGTTTATTACATCCTTGGCTTACTTTCCCCAGAAAACCGGGCTTTTTCACAATCGGAGACTGATGATATGAATATCTGCAATGAGATCCTATCTGCCTGCACAAATATGGACGCAAATCGCTTGAGATCATATCTGAATAAACATGTGATGGATCACAAGTTATTTCCTCACAAAATTGTGGATGCTCTCAAGTTGGCCTCTGATCCAGCAACACTAGTCTTTAAAGTGCTTCAAGGTTTTAATCTACTACAATCAAGCACCATTGACAAAACCAGTTGCATATTTTTATTAGAGCAACTAATGAAACTGCAAAAACATCAATCTGTACGAAACCCACTTGGTAAGGTAGAGCAGGTGTCCAGTCCACCATTGCAGATAACTCAAGATATGAGGATTAACGCTCTGGCATTTGCCTCGAGATGGAAACGCAGATTGACAGAGGAAGGTTTGAAACCTTTGGAGGTTTATGGGTTCTTGCAGTTTGTTGCGTCTTACAAGCTAGCCAGCTTATATGATGGGGAAGAATTGTTGCAACTGTTTAAAGTGCTATATGATGCTCAACCGGTCTTTTGGCCTGAGGAAAATCCACAGTTGTGCCGTGCACTGGGCTTAACTGATAAAATTCCTGGTACTTTCCTGCTTTTTCTTTCGAGAGCTTTATTTCATTACCTGTTTCACTGTCTAGTATTCCGATGAAGCAGCACATGTAGCTTTCCTAACATGGTGAAATCATACTCGCAAGCATTAATGTTATGCGAATGTTTTTTCTCAAACACGGCTTTATAAATACAAAATTTTGCAAAACCCAAGTAATTTGGTTTTGCAGAACAGCAGAAGTAGTTGTGGATATAGAAGGTATTGGCTAGATTTTGTATGTTTAATGACTTTTTTGGCTCCTGTGGCTTGTCTTCTGCTTTGTGTTTATGCCATTGGTTGTGTTGTTGAACAGGTCTGATCAAATCTCTTATTAAGGAGGACCGCCGGCTTCAGGCAGCTAAATACATTTGTACGTTTATGGAGGAACCTCATTTCCCTTTAGCTCTCGTACTGAAAGATCATGTCAGGTTCACCCAGCAAAGAGTTGAGAAAATACAGGGGATATCCAACGACAAAAATACGGAAAAGGTGAATTTTCGTGTGATGTTTCTTCTGCTCTAGCTTATCAGATACTAGTATCTTCAACTGCTCAACTTCTGCTTTAAATTCTGCCTGTTTGTGTTGACACAAAATCTTTGTTCTCCCTTCTGCATAGAACCCACTGATTTCAGATTTCTCCCTAGGTAGCAAATCCTAGACATGGCAAACGGGTTAACTGTTATGGGACTGTTGGGTCAATTCTTATTAGGCCAGGCTGGGTGGAGTCAGGTCGGGTGTGATATTATTGGGTCATTTTGGGTACATGTCAGTGCAGATGATCATTTTGGGTTAATGATTGTAGGTTGTGTCAATCGGGTTTGAGTTGGGTTGTTTTAGGTTGGGTCTTTTTAAGTTATTATTcatttatttcttatttttaatTCTTAAGAAGTCAGATTGGCCTGAGAAAAATATAATTTCAAATTACCATCTCATGTTAAATTCAGATTTTGTCAGGTCAAGTAGATTCTAATTCGAGTGAAATTGTGCCGGGTCATATAATATCAAGTCAATATTGAATGCATTTACGCTCAGGCAGGGATTAGGTTTCACGTCATATTCCTGATACTAGGGTCGGATCATCATTTGGGTTGAGATTTTGTTAGTCTTGTAGTCTGCTAGAACTTACTCAAGCTGTGTTCTGTTGTGATGGCTTCGCAGATTAAAGTGACGTTTGAGTTGTCGCAACTCAGAGAAGTACTTCACTACATTAAGGACTACAAGCTTGAGCAGGAATGTTCGCCTACTGCCCTCGAATCACGCATGATACAGTTGGAAGCAGCGATGGCAAACCTGAAAACTGTCCCACCAGTCactaaaatgaaaaaagatgGCCCAAAAGTTGAAAATCCACAAAGATTGGATAAGGAGAGTGTGAAGAACCATTCGTGCACGTTGGTCTCTGCCAGTGATCCAGAAGTAGACTCCAATGAGCCGACTTCGGACTGTCCTCAGCAGGGAAAGCGGCCTAAAGTAGAATCCCTCAGATTACCTTCCCAGTCCAATATTAGTTTTAAGATCCCCTCGGTTAAAACTCCTTCATTACCAGAAATACCTCGAGCTATGTTACCGCGTAAACTGGTTCAACCTTGTCCTGTCAAACCTACAAGCCAAGCCATTGAAAGCCAACATCCTGCAAGGAGCACAAACACCCCTGGTGCCGTCTACAGTGTTGCAGTTGCACCATATGGTATCAACTAAATCTCTGTTCTTTGATTATGTTACATCTTTCAATGTTTGAATCTCTGTTTTGCGGACCCTTGCCTTGCGGGGATGCCATTGTGCACCGGGTTGccttttgctctttttattagaTCTGAAAATGTGCTCATCTGACATTATGAACTAGCAGACTGTCAATGCAATTAATTTCATTATGGGTTACACTTTCATGGATATAGTTTCTTCATGTCCACACGGGTAAGACAACATACTTGTCTTGAGCGAGAGCTTTCCATGTCATTGGGGTAGGGATGTTTTACGATTGGGGTATAAGTCCTATGACTTACCATGGTGATTGGTGACCTAATTTTTTTATAAGTTCCGATCCAGTTACATATTCCGAGCATTTTTCCAGTTGAACTTCACTTGCTTATAGCCATTTCTATTTCAAATGGAGGCAAATACTTGTGTCTTTGATTTTTAGTTTATAATGAAATAATACAAAATGACTCAGTAAACTGACATCGTAACAATTTCTGAGGCAGTATTCATTATATGCATAATCCAAAAACTCTCTCCTTAGTATATCGTCTAAGTGGAATATATGAAATCTGACTTCACCAAAGTAGGAATCGAATAATCTTAAAATGTCTTGACATTTTGTTTAATTTTTCAGGTGAGAATGATCCACAGAACACACTCTGAGAACAAACCCTGAGCTGCATAGGCATTGTTGCTACATGATGCCGAAAACTTGACGCCGAGCTAGATAGCTTTGTTTCACTAACCAAACAGTATGTAGTATGTAGTGTACTGATGCTTACAAATCAGATTGAGATGTATTCATGTGTAGAAAGAAGCCTGTCTGTCTAATGTATCTTATGTATGCATCTTTTATTAGTGAGTTCATGTCTAAAAAGACTACTTCCAACTTGTTTACGTGTCGTGTAAATGTAACTTCTCGTTCTCACATTAGTCGAAGAAGGTACGATTTTCTAATTGGTTTTTGGATGAAACTTTTGTGATTCGTGTTGTCGTTTGTCAAGTGGACTACTTGGGGATTCAGAGTAATGCTTGCATAAAAGTAGATTGTTCGTATGACTAATAACTCCCTCCCTTGGGGTTTCTCTCTCAAAAAAACTCTCTAAAAAAACCCTAGCTCCATCATATTATACAAGGGGCTCCCATCATTATCAatcgatcgatggtaagccccaaaattatttcaaatttcaatcaatagtatgcatatctattttctattcaataaaagtctcccttttggtgagaatcgtttttccgtcccttatttcggggtttttccatttaTTCGTGGGGTTAGTTTCATCAGTAATATAGTCAAGAGTAGTTCGTTGATGGATTGCATCGTGTTCTTTCAAAGGGTAAAAGTAATTTGTCAACGATCTTTGGAACCAGTcagaggtaaattttatctcataaatcaaacaaaggatcccctcaaaagctacatgaagatagcgataataggacgagccgaattgtcagatgctgttttgagatccctagtttataagaaaattatttttctttggtttccattagatttgttttcgattataattattctttgtaagtgccgtatgacgttctattaatgaattgttcttttcTCTCAGAAAAGTAGATTGTTCGTAGGCTGACTTGAATTTTATGGAAACCCAAAAAGGTAAGAGTTACATACTCATTTCGAACTTTTTGGGTTCGTAAGGTTATTTAACAAACTAATTGGTATCATAGGGTTTATTTCAAACTAATTTGAATCAATGGATTCATGTTAGCAGATTTTCCTTTTCACGATTTTAAGTAAAGTAGGGACTTCACTAATTTTCATCGCAAAAAAGTAGCATCATTACATAAACAAAACGTCTTGCTTGTGATGGGCTAatcatgtgcttccccactcacctctcatgggtattttgtgagaggaaatggtatccgtcacaagcttgtgacggatatcgccgtcttcaatgagattttgtgttacaTAAAAGGGAGAGCGAAGTAGCGGCTTTAGCCTCTTTTACAATTTTACTTGGGAATGGGAAGGACTGGTCCGTGGTATCCTACTATCCTTAGTAAAGtggctactttttttttttcggtgcTTAAGAGGGGCTAAGCCCCGACTAGACTAATTATGAGCTATTACACGGGGAAATGCTACCCCGAAGACGTCTTCCCGAAGAATGCTACTCAATTCCGTGTCTGGGACATGTAAAAGAGTAGGAATGGTGCTTGAATTGATTCCTCGGTTCGCTAAAAGATCCGCTGCTCTATTCCCTTCACGATAAATATGCTCCATCTCACTCATTCCGAGTAACTCAATTAATGCGACTGTGAGTGATATGTGGTGTGAAGGAAACGGATGGAAATGGGAACAATTTGCTGATTTCTTACCACAAACAATTTTACAAAAAATAGCCTCCATCTCACTCATTCCGGATCCTGACCAAGAAGACACTTTGTATTGGCAAGGGACTTCATCGGGCAAATTCTCTTTAAAGACGGCTTTGGGATTCTTAAATGAAACCGCTCCTTCTCAAGCACCTGAAACGCCTCTATGGAGAACGATTTGGAGGCTGCCAGTCCAACAAAAGGTTAGAATGTTCCTTTGGCTCGCGGGACATGGCAGATTAATGGTCAACGTTAATCGAGTTAGAAGGAATATGGGTGACAATCCTATTTGTCCGCGATGCAATGAAGAGGACGAAACAATTGAACATCTTCTCCGGTCTTGCCAGGTATCTCGACACATTTGGTTTCTCTTGGGGATTTGTCCCTCGAATAATTTCTTCTTTACTACCCCTTTTACTACCTGGTTAACCAAGAACGCGAGTAATGATGTCGAAGTGAATGCGAAAGATTGGCCCTTGGTCTTTGCAATTACCAACTGGTGGATTTGGAAATGGCGGAATAATATTGTTTTCGGGAGGGAAAACGAAAATCCGAGTCAACCCCATCTCTTTCTGCGTCAACAATTCGAGGCCACAAGGAAAGCGTTCAACAATTTTGACATTCTTATCCCGCCACCTCGACCCCATAATGTGGAAATTCATGTTCGTTGGGATCCGCCACCGTATGGGTGGATTATGCTAAACACCGATGGTGCCTCGAAGGGCAACCCTGGACCCGCGGGAGGAGGAGGCGTTTTTCGAAATGCTTCAGGCGACCTTATTTCAGCGTACTATCTATCTTGCGGAGTATGTTCGTCGATGAAAGCCGAGCTTATTGCACTGCTCGCTGGGTTAGAAAATGCTAAGACTATGAATATTTCAAGACTCATGATTAATATGGATAATGATCCTTGCATTAAGCTAATTAACGAAGACCAACTCGTAAGCAACAGCCTTAAGTTTATTGTGGAACGATGCAAGCGGCTCATTCGAGATACTAATTGGATAGTAAAGTGGCTACTTCAAGTGGCGGTTTTACATATAGAGGAACGAAGGCACTGCTTTTCTTTTTTATGAAAATGTGTAAAGTAGAAGATTTATTAAAAGTAAGGAGAAGAAGATTTACTTAATAggagaaaataaaaattgatgaTGTTGATCCATTAAACAAGCCCAAAGGCCAAAAATTTTCATTTCTTACGATCCTAAGACGTAAGAGTATTATTATTGGCCAGTTTGACCAAAGTCTTGATACTTGTCATATCAGTTTTTCAATAACTTTTATTAAAGAGTATTATTTTACTGTTCAGACTTTATTTAGACTCATCTAGACTTTACACATTATTATCCCTGAGACTCTAACTTTTCTACAACTTTTTTCTTGGGAGGTtttaaataaaaaggaaaaaaataccACGAAATAGTTTAACAAAGGGAAGTCATTTATTAAATTCATCTCTAAAAAAGTGGGGTCAAGACTCTTGTAAAGTCTTGGATTTCCGTAACTCAACTTGACTTTGTTACGCCAATGGTAGATTGATTATTGGGAG
Protein-coding sequences here:
- the LOC141619629 gene encoding uncharacterized protein LOC141619629, whose protein sequence is MPMLPPLMEQEASSSSELQQCRTVIDDFSGSLSEIRSHCFSVVSLAQQWRTLQSSFSLAHDEVERKEIELRKRFEAVELREREVSDRFEAVELEKRETEIEERFAEVAVKEREIEERFVEVAVKEREIEERFVEVKLKEREFGERFEGLELREKEIEKRFEVVELKAREIEEEFKVLESKKNEMVERSVMVGLKERKIDKRFEVLESREKEIEVRFVVVESKEKEFDERFEFLEKKIEERIKAVESKEREIEESCRKLELKERQVNWGLQDLELKKKQIDECRELWEREVKEDQPAPKFGEAQVKMWCTEMNLKQKQLEGFLLEIASRESDLSKRSREIDLKEKLVEEHCMGEELRERETDERCQEIELEKSRIKEEVIDLERRESEVAERLREAELKEKKIDGLNKETELKNKAINEKRREIIFEENRISRIRMEMERRKRELELKDKKLNDDCESLKFKEREIDERMKEVNVGYEKLEVEKQLVRDYNDQIHLVDKLVKEKGVELDLKEKELRKSLQGVQLREMQNRQQSEALMLRQREIEEKGMSLEVREKEFDKRCQERELREKETVDVPMMEAEGQWKDLRVVVDGETLQLLLNDRVDEHCFMGEAMLKALKSYNDPAALVLSAINGFFPPHLRKGDVVYTTRTVRSSCVLLLELLMNVKPEVCKNVRVKAEEMACLWRQKMQESGERRVVVLGFLLLVVGFRLKGEFERDELKRLWEIIDQHRLAPQLRFELDLFEECEENRAFSQSETDDMNICNEILSACTNMDANRLRSYLNKHVMDHKLFPHKIVDALKLASDPATLVFKVLQGFNLLQSSTIDKTSCIFLLEQLMKLQKHQSVRNPLGKVEQVSSPPLQITQDMRINALAFASRWKRRLTEEGLKPLEVYGFLQFVASYKLASLYDGEELLQLFKVLYDAQPVFWPEENPQLCRALGLTDKIPGLIKSLIKEDRRLQAAKYICTFMEEPHFPLALVLKDHVRFTQQRVEKIQGISNDKNTEKIKVTFELSQLREVLHYIKDYKLEQECSPTALESRMIQLEAAMANLKTVPPVTKMKKDGPKVENPQRLDKESVKNHSCTLVSASDPEVDSNEPTSDCPQQGKRPKVESLRLPSQSNISFKIPSVKTPSLPEIPRAMLPRKLVQPCPVKPTSQAIESQHPARSTNTPGAVYSVAVAPYGENDPQNTL